The proteins below come from a single Streptomyces spongiicola genomic window:
- the folC gene encoding bifunctional tetrahydrofolate synthase/dihydrofolate synthase has product MSDQQPEPFDATGDATGDETGDATGDEFDAIVDAETDRDPDLAVIEAGSRTLRTQAGPPRGDQVPRRPADPEVDKALREVEQELAGRWGETKLEPSVSRITALMDVLGEPQRAYPSIHITGTNGKTSTARMIEALLGAFELRTGRYTSPHVQSVTERISLDGAPIDAERFIATYRDVKPYVDMVDTAQEYRLSFFEVLTGMAYAAFADAPVDVAVVEVGMGGSWDATNVIDGSVAVVTPIDLDHTDRLGTTAAEIAGEKAGIIKQGATVILAQQPVDAAQVMLKRAVEVDATVAREGMEFGVASREVAVGGQLLTLRGLGGEYEEVFLPLHGAHQAHNAAVALAAVEAFFGIGAEHARTLDAETVRSAFASVVSPGRLEVVRRSPTVVLDAAHNPAGARAAAEGVTESFGFSRLVGVVGTSADKDVKAVLEAFEPIFTEIVVTQNSSHRAMDADELAAIAVEVFGDERVVVEPRLDDALEAAITLAEEEAEYSGAGVLVTGSVITVGEARLLLGRD; this is encoded by the coding sequence GTGAGCGACCAGCAGCCAGAGCCCTTCGACGCAACCGGCGACGCAACCGGAGACGAGACCGGCGACGCGACCGGAGACGAGTTCGACGCGATCGTCGACGCCGAGACCGACCGCGACCCCGATCTGGCGGTGATCGAGGCCGGGAGCCGCACGCTGCGCACCCAGGCCGGGCCGCCGCGGGGGGACCAGGTGCCGAGGCGCCCCGCCGACCCGGAGGTGGACAAGGCGCTCCGCGAGGTCGAGCAGGAGCTCGCCGGCCGCTGGGGCGAGACCAAGCTGGAGCCGTCGGTCAGCCGGATCACCGCACTGATGGACGTGCTGGGGGAGCCCCAGCGCGCCTACCCGTCGATCCACATCACGGGCACCAACGGCAAGACCTCCACCGCCCGCATGATCGAGGCGCTGCTCGGCGCCTTCGAGCTGCGCACCGGGCGGTACACCTCGCCCCACGTCCAGTCGGTCACCGAGCGGATCAGCCTGGACGGCGCCCCGATCGACGCCGAGCGGTTCATCGCCACGTACCGGGACGTCAAGCCGTACGTGGACATGGTCGACACCGCGCAGGAGTACCGGCTCTCCTTCTTCGAGGTGCTCACCGGGATGGCCTACGCAGCCTTCGCCGACGCGCCGGTCGACGTGGCCGTCGTCGAGGTCGGCATGGGCGGCAGCTGGGACGCGACGAACGTCATCGACGGTTCGGTCGCGGTGGTCACCCCCATCGACCTGGACCACACCGACCGGCTGGGCACCACCGCGGCCGAGATCGCCGGCGAGAAGGCCGGGATCATCAAGCAGGGCGCGACGGTGATCCTGGCGCAGCAGCCCGTGGACGCCGCCCAGGTGATGCTGAAGCGGGCCGTCGAGGTGGACGCGACGGTGGCCCGCGAGGGCATGGAGTTCGGGGTGGCGTCGCGGGAGGTCGCCGTCGGCGGGCAGCTGCTGACGCTGCGCGGACTCGGCGGCGAGTACGAGGAGGTCTTCCTCCCGCTGCACGGCGCGCACCAGGCGCACAACGCGGCGGTGGCGCTGGCGGCGGTGGAGGCGTTCTTCGGCATCGGCGCGGAGCACGCGCGGACGCTGGACGCGGAGACGGTCCGGTCCGCGTTCGCCTCGGTGGTGTCGCCGGGCCGGCTCGAGGTCGTGCGGCGCAGCCCGACCGTCGTTCTGGACGCCGCGCACAACCCGGCCGGTGCCCGGGCGGCTGCGGAGGGGGTCACCGAGTCGTTCGGCTTCTCGCGGCTGGTCGGAGTCGTGGGCACGAGCGCCGACAAGGACGTGAAGGCGGTCCTGGAGGCCTTCGAGCCGATCTTCACCGAGATCGTCGTCACGCAGAACTCCAGCCATCGGGCGATGGACGCCGACGAGCTGGCGGCGATCGCCGTGGAGGTGTTCGGGGACGAGCGGGTGGTGGTGGAGCCGCGGCTCGACGACGCGCTGGAAGCGGCGATCACACTCGCCGAGGAGGAGGCCGAGTACTCGGGCGCGGGTGTCCTGGTGACCGGCTCCGTGATCACGGTCGGCGAGGCCCGGCTGCTGCTGGGAAGGGACTGA